One genomic window of Halolamina sediminis includes the following:
- a CDS encoding ABC transporter permease: MATDRSTFDRVDWEQITEESNRELSPNFIGMAAGMAVLTLLILYDYFLVTRTYDQMLGLDLGGQYTPTFAPIGWEYDVTQLDWLFAVSLLLFGFYVVLPLYQNSRMTKYYWREMKRNRPAMVSLGWLIFIFVVGVLGPVVIPAPTSELFLKYQPPMFLEISQNYPINCVGPIVDGACQGTMQYPLGTTQNGRDIFKIIIYGMQISMKIGFIATLIVITIGTGVGTVSAYAGGLVDEVLMRWVDIQQSFPTFILYLLILYIWGGGLFLFIVLFGLFSWEGTARYVRSNALAKTEEEYIKATQLSGASTYRIIRAHIVPNSASSIITNITLLIPAFILAEAQLAFLGLGDSAIPSWGQLISAGRSDLGFAPWITLAPGIFLFFTILAFNFLGDALLDALNPEADAESEQ, from the coding sequence ATGGCGACGGACAGATCCACCTTCGACCGAGTCGACTGGGAGCAGATCACCGAGGAGTCGAACCGTGAGCTGTCGCCGAACTTCATCGGCATGGCTGCCGGGATGGCGGTGCTCACGCTGCTGATCCTGTACGACTACTTCCTGGTGACTCGGACCTACGACCAGATGCTCGGGCTCGACCTGGGCGGGCAGTACACGCCGACGTTCGCGCCGATCGGCTGGGAGTACGACGTGACCCAGCTCGACTGGCTGTTCGCCGTCTCGCTGCTTTTGTTCGGGTTCTACGTCGTGCTGCCGCTGTACCAGAACTCGCGGATGACGAAGTACTACTGGCGGGAGATGAAGCGCAACCGCCCGGCGATGGTGAGCCTGGGCTGGCTGATCTTCATCTTCGTCGTCGGCGTGCTGGGGCCGGTCGTGATCCCCGCGCCGACCTCGGAGCTGTTCCTGAAGTACCAGCCGCCGATGTTCCTGGAGATCTCCCAGAACTACCCGATCAACTGTGTCGGTCCCATCGTCGACGGCGCCTGCCAGGGCACGATGCAGTACCCGCTGGGGACGACCCAGAACGGGCGGGACATCTTCAAGATCATCATCTACGGGATGCAGATCAGCATGAAGATCGGCTTCATCGCGACGCTGATCGTCATCACCATCGGCACCGGGGTCGGGACGGTGTCGGCGTACGCGGGCGGCCTCGTCGACGAGGTGCTGATGCGCTGGGTCGACATCCAGCAGTCGTTCCCGACGTTCATCCTCTACCTGCTGATCCTCTACATCTGGGGCGGCGGGCTGTTCCTGTTCATCGTCCTGTTCGGGCTGTTCTCTTGGGAGGGGACCGCACGCTACGTGCGGAGCAACGCGCTCGCGAAGACCGAAGAGGAGTACATCAAGGCGACACAGCTCAGCGGCGCGAGCACGTACCGGATCATCCGGGCCCACATCGTGCCCAACAGCGCGAGCAGCATCATCACAAACATCACGCTGCTGATCCCGGCGTTCATCCTCGCGGAGGCTCAACTCGCGTTCCTCGGTCTCGGTGACTCGGCGATCCCCTCCTGGGGACAGCTGATCTCCGCGGGCCGCTCGGATCTCGGGTTCGCCCCCTGGATCACGCTGGCGCCCGGGATATTCCTCTTCTTCACCATCTTGGCGTTCAACTTCCTCGGGGACGCCCTCCTCGACGCACTGAACCCCGAAGCTGACGCGGAGTCAGAACAATGA
- a CDS encoding ABC transporter ATP-binding protein, whose translation MTDEPLLTVEGLTTEFTTDKGTLIAVDGIDFEIPRGETVCLVGESGSGKTVASESITRIVPTPPGEVSGSVTFDGREVTTMSESELEEIRGGRIAHIFQNPQDALNHCYTVGWQIVEAVQTHEPDVSKQEARERAVELLNDVGVANAAARLDDYPHEFSGGQKQRVMIAMALVTNPDLLIADEPTTALDVTVQAQILNLLEDLQDEYDMSILFVTHDLGVVAGIADHVVVMYAGKVMERGTVSEIFEDPSHPYTRALLECLPGQARAAEGIPGTLPSPINPPDGCRFAPRCDYAVEECTAGEQPPEEPLSDTHAVSCVHYQQGYDASTVKEEVVQDDGATTGGVTSD comes from the coding sequence ATGACAGACGAGCCACTACTCACGGTCGAAGGACTCACGACGGAGTTTACCACGGACAAAGGAACGCTGATCGCCGTCGACGGTATCGACTTCGAGATCCCCCGCGGCGAGACGGTCTGTCTCGTGGGGGAGTCGGGGTCGGGGAAGACCGTCGCCAGCGAGTCGATCACCCGCATCGTCCCCACGCCCCCGGGAGAGGTCTCCGGGAGCGTGACGTTCGACGGACGGGAGGTCACGACGATGAGCGAGTCCGAGTTGGAGGAGATCCGCGGCGGGCGGATCGCCCACATCTTCCAGAACCCACAGGACGCGCTCAACCACTGCTACACGGTCGGCTGGCAGATCGTCGAGGCAGTCCAGACCCACGAGCCCGACGTCTCCAAACAGGAGGCCCGCGAGCGCGCGGTCGAACTGCTCAACGACGTTGGCGTCGCAAACGCCGCCGCGCGGTTGGACGACTACCCCCACGAGTTCTCGGGCGGGCAGAAACAGCGCGTGATGATCGCGATGGCGCTGGTCACCAACCCCGACCTGCTGATCGCCGACGAGCCGACGACCGCGCTCGACGTGACGGTGCAGGCCCAGATCCTGAACCTGCTCGAAGATCTCCAGGACGAGTACGACATGTCGATCCTCTTCGTCACCCACGACCTGGGGGTCGTCGCCGGCATCGCCGACCACGTCGTCGTGATGTACGCCGGGAAGGTGATGGAGCGGGGCACCGTCTCTGAGATCTTCGAGGACCCCTCTCACCCCTACACGCGTGCGCTGCTCGAGTGTCTGCCCGGGCAGGCCCGCGCCGCGGAGGGGATCCCGGGGACGCTCCCCTCGCCGATCAACCCACCAGACGGCTGCCGGTTCGCGCCGCGGTGTGACTACGCGGTCGAGGAGTGCACCGCCGGCGAGCAGCCCCCCGAGGAGCCGCTGTCGGACACCCACGCCGTCTCGTGTGTCCACTACCAGCAGGGGTACGACGCCTCGACGGTGAAAGAGGAAGTCGTCCAGGACGACGGCGCGACCACCGGAGGTGTCACCAGTGACTGA
- a CDS encoding ABC transporter ATP-binding protein — MTDEPLVSVRNLQKHYPITQGILSRQVGAAKAVDGISFDIAEGETLGLVGESGCGKSTAASSIIRLEEATDGEVIFNGGGRAGRERNADGTHPNDVTKFDDEELKSFRRDAQMIFQDPSSSLDPRMTVGRSVAELLMVHGMTDKQRRREIVEDLLERVGLEADYYDRYPHEFSGGQKQRIALARALVLNPEFIVADEPVSALDVSIRAEILSLLNDIQEEFGLSMLFISHDMSVVREVCDRVAVMYLGEIVEIGDTDEVFTNPQHPYTEALLSAIPRPDPSDQRENIELKGTVPSPISPPSGCKFHTRCHMVIQSDEYDVEQEDWRALLTFRDKVQAGEIDPEGIRQALAPPDEEPSVVDDETVESQIRIEFDLPETLADDEAEAIVDRALDALTSGDVETAENELSTFTTPCEKDEPEETDHGNGHLSACLRNKPETEHGAPLADD; from the coding sequence GTGACTGACGAACCCCTGGTCTCCGTCCGGAACCTGCAGAAGCACTACCCGATCACCCAGGGGATCCTCTCCCGGCAGGTCGGCGCCGCCAAGGCCGTCGACGGGATCAGCTTCGACATCGCCGAGGGGGAGACGCTGGGGCTCGTCGGTGAGTCCGGCTGTGGGAAGTCGACCGCGGCGTCCTCGATCATCCGGCTGGAGGAAGCCACCGACGGCGAGGTCATCTTCAACGGCGGCGGTCGCGCCGGCCGCGAACGGAACGCCGACGGCACCCACCCCAACGACGTGACGAAGTTCGACGACGAGGAGCTCAAGTCGTTCCGCCGGGACGCCCAGATGATCTTCCAGGACCCGTCCTCGAGTCTCGACCCGCGGATGACCGTCGGGCGCTCGGTCGCGGAGCTGCTGATGGTCCACGGGATGACCGACAAACAGCGCCGCCGGGAGATCGTCGAGGATCTGCTCGAACGCGTCGGGCTCGAAGCGGACTACTACGACCGCTACCCCCACGAGTTCTCCGGCGGGCAGAAACAGCGCATCGCGCTGGCCCGCGCGCTCGTGCTCAACCCCGAGTTCATCGTGGCCGACGAGCCCGTCTCCGCGCTCGACGTGTCGATCCGTGCGGAGATCCTCTCGCTGCTGAACGACATTCAGGAGGAGTTCGGCCTCTCGATGCTGTTCATCAGCCACGACATGAGCGTCGTCCGGGAGGTCTGTGACCGCGTCGCGGTGATGTACCTCGGCGAGATCGTCGAGATCGGCGACACCGACGAGGTGTTCACCAACCCCCAGCACCCCTACACCGAGGCGTTGCTGTCGGCGATCCCGCGGCCGGACCCCTCCGACCAGCGCGAGAACATCGAACTGAAGGGGACCGTCCCCAGCCCCATCTCCCCGCCGTCGGGCTGTAAGTTCCACACGCGCTGTCACATGGTGATCCAGTCCGACGAGTACGACGTCGAGCAGGAGGACTGGCGCGCGTTGCTGACGTTCCGGGACAAGGTTCAGGCCGGCGAGATCGACCCCGAGGGGATCCGACAGGCGCTCGCGCCGCCGGACGAGGAGCCCTCGGTCGTCGACGACGAGACCGTCGAGTCACAGATCCGGATCGAGTTCGACCTGCCCGAGACGCTCGCGGACGACGAAGCCGAGGCGATCGTCGACCGCGCGCTCGACGCGCTCACGAGCGGCGACGTCGAGACCGCCGAAAACGAGCTGTCGACGTTCACCACGCCCTGCGAGAAGGACGAGCCCGAGGAGACCGACCACGGGAACGGCCACCTCTCGGCGTGTCTGCGAAACAAGCCCGAAACCGAACACGGCGCCCCGCTCGCCGACGACTGA
- a CDS encoding xanthine dehydrogenase family protein molybdopterin-binding subunit has protein sequence MSGEESVIEAEGSVPTTADAGTAEGGEGIGHSPLRREDARALRGETTYTDDFGQEAAALAFVRSPHAHARVEEIDTDAAEAVDGVVAVYTWTDLADSDAPMRLPVRTEPLDCEVPGHPVLAADRVRYDGQPVAAVVARDRYAAADGVEAVDVAYDPLGVETDPRAAADEDAPTLFDEAPDNVAAVGELGDREATDRAFAEAAEIVSVDLENNRLIPSALEPRAAMAEYDRTEGFTVTMSSQSPHGHRRKLSHTLGEPERQIRVISPDVGGGFGHKGHHHPGEAMAAWAARELGEAVKWTATRSANYREGAHGRDHRTTAELALDSDGRFLGLRADTYAGIGGYALGGGGAMPGWYGRLLASQYEVPAIYCRSRCVFTTTAPVHSYRGAGRPEAVYVTERLVDVAADELGVDPIELRRRNLIDADDFPHETAVGATYDSGNYEPALNEAAEAVSEHPSGGERDDDGRLRGVGVAGYVESTGGGFESGVVRVHPDGGVTVSAGTHDHGQGHGTIYAQIVAEELPVGPGEIEVVEGDTDKVPTGTGTFGSRSTVVGGNAVAESAADVLQKAERIAAHELDAAPDEIEQTESGFRADGDRCSFADVADAAYGRGLPAGLSPGLEATTFYELDDTAYTFGSHAVAVAVDPETGEFEIERYVAVDDCGVRVNPRIVEGQVHGGVAQGLGQAQSERATYGADGTLAAATMLDYALPRAGDLPDIETRARETPSPENELGVKGIGEAGTIAAPPALVNAVADAVGVDHLDMPLTPERVRAAEEG, from the coding sequence ATGAGCGGCGAGGAGAGCGTCATCGAGGCCGAGGGGTCGGTGCCGACGACCGCCGACGCCGGCACAGCAGAAGGCGGGGAGGGGATCGGCCACAGCCCGCTGCGTCGCGAGGACGCCCGCGCGCTCCGCGGGGAGACGACGTACACCGACGACTTCGGGCAGGAGGCCGCCGCGCTCGCGTTCGTCCGGAGCCCGCACGCTCACGCACGCGTGGAGGAAATCGACACCGACGCGGCTGAGGCGGTCGACGGCGTGGTTGCTGTCTACACGTGGACGGATCTGGCCGACAGCGACGCGCCGATGCGACTTCCGGTCCGGACGGAGCCGCTGGACTGCGAGGTGCCGGGTCATCCCGTCCTCGCCGCCGACCGCGTTCGCTACGACGGGCAGCCCGTCGCCGCGGTGGTCGCGCGGGACCGCTACGCCGCCGCCGACGGCGTCGAGGCAGTCGACGTGGCGTACGATCCCCTCGGCGTGGAGACCGACCCGCGCGCCGCCGCCGACGAGGACGCCCCGACGCTGTTCGACGAGGCGCCGGACAACGTCGCCGCGGTCGGCGAACTCGGCGACCGGGAAGCGACCGACCGCGCGTTCGCCGAGGCCGCGGAGATCGTCAGCGTCGATCTGGAAAACAACCGCCTGATCCCCAGCGCGCTCGAACCGCGCGCGGCGATGGCCGAGTACGATCGCACCGAGGGGTTCACGGTGACGATGAGCAGCCAGTCGCCCCACGGCCACCGGCGGAAGCTCTCGCACACGCTCGGGGAGCCGGAACGCCAGATACGGGTGATCTCGCCCGACGTCGGCGGCGGGTTCGGGCACAAGGGCCACCACCACCCCGGCGAAGCGATGGCCGCCTGGGCCGCCCGCGAACTCGGCGAGGCGGTGAAGTGGACCGCCACGCGCTCGGCGAACTACCGCGAGGGGGCCCACGGTCGCGACCATCGGACGACCGCCGAACTCGCGCTCGATTCGGACGGTCGCTTTCTCGGCCTGCGGGCGGACACGTACGCCGGGATCGGCGGCTACGCACTCGGCGGCGGCGGCGCGATGCCGGGCTGGTACGGCCGGCTGCTCGCGAGCCAGTACGAGGTTCCCGCGATCTACTGCCGGTCGCGCTGCGTGTTCACGACGACGGCGCCGGTCCACTCCTACCGCGGCGCGGGCCGGCCCGAGGCGGTGTACGTCACCGAGCGCCTCGTGGACGTGGCCGCCGACGAATTGGGCGTCGACCCCATCGAGCTCCGGCGGCGGAACCTGATCGACGCCGACGACTTCCCCCACGAGACCGCGGTCGGCGCGACGTACGACAGCGGGAACTACGAGCCCGCGCTCAACGAGGCGGCCGAGGCGGTCTCGGAACACCCGAGCGGCGGCGAGCGCGACGACGACGGACGCTTGCGGGGTGTGGGCGTCGCGGGCTACGTCGAGAGCACCGGCGGCGGCTTCGAGAGCGGCGTCGTGCGCGTCCACCCAGACGGCGGCGTGACGGTTTCGGCGGGCACCCACGACCACGGACAGGGTCACGGCACGATCTACGCCCAGATCGTCGCCGAGGAGCTCCCGGTCGGACCGGGAGAGATCGAGGTCGTCGAGGGTGACACCGACAAAGTTCCTACCGGGACGGGGACGTTCGGCTCCCGGAGCACGGTCGTCGGCGGCAACGCGGTGGCCGAGAGCGCCGCCGACGTGCTGCAGAAGGCCGAACGGATCGCCGCCCACGAGCTCGACGCCGCGCCCGACGAAATCGAGCAGACCGAGTCGGGGTTCCGTGCCGACGGCGACCGCTGCTCGTTCGCCGACGTGGCCGACGCCGCCTACGGCCGAGGGCTCCCCGCGGGGCTCTCGCCGGGGCTGGAGGCCACGACGTTCTACGAACTCGACGACACTGCCTACACGTTCGGTAGCCACGCGGTCGCGGTAGCGGTCGATCCCGAGACCGGCGAGTTCGAGATCGAACGCTACGTCGCAGTCGACGACTGCGGGGTCCGAGTGAACCCCCGGATCGTCGAGGGACAGGTCCACGGCGGCGTCGCACAGGGGCTCGGGCAGGCCCAGTCCGAGCGGGCGACGTACGGCGCGGACGGCACGCTGGCGGCGGCGACGATGCTCGACTACGCGCTCCCGCGGGCTGGTGACCTGCCCGACATCGAGACGCGGGCGAGGGAGACGCCGAGCCCGGAGAACGAGCTGGGCGTGAAAGGCATCGGCGAGGCCGGCACGATCGCGGCGCCGCCGGCGCTGGTGAACGCGGTCGCCGACGCGGTCGGCGTCGACCACCTCGACATGCCGCTCACGCCGGAGCGGGTCCGGGCGGCAGAAGAGGGCTGA
- a CDS encoding FAD binding domain-containing protein — MFPPRFDYERPDSLDDALDALAAPDAVPLAGGHDLVPLLKARERDPETVVDLGGLGELRGVGRVAVDDADGATERISIGALTTDAELLDAEPAGIDVLLDATAAVGDAQIRNRGTVGGNLAAAHPASDIPAATVAADATLHLVGPDGDRTVPAEGFATGDHETVREDDELLTRISIPLASDASGGYARETHPSTGYASVGVAARLRVVDGSVADPRVAAVGLCDAPVRLRAVERELDGADAGSPVDSVTDAAAKAGDRVDGPVREDHVVSAEQRRTLLSACAEDAVTEAVARAVGREGVAP; from the coding sequence ATGTTCCCGCCGCGGTTCGACTACGAGCGCCCCGACTCGCTCGACGACGCCCTCGACGCGCTCGCGGCCCCCGACGCGGTCCCGCTCGCGGGCGGACACGACCTGGTTCCGCTGCTCAAGGCCCGCGAACGCGACCCCGAAACGGTCGTCGATCTCGGGGGGCTCGGGGAACTTCGCGGCGTCGGGCGTGTCGCCGTGGACGACGCCGACGGCGCGACCGAACGAATCTCGATCGGCGCGCTCACGACCGACGCCGAGCTGCTCGACGCCGAGCCGGCGGGCATCGACGTGCTGCTCGACGCCACGGCGGCGGTCGGCGACGCCCAGATCCGCAACCGCGGCACCGTCGGCGGGAACCTCGCCGCGGCCCACCCCGCGAGCGACATCCCGGCGGCGACCGTCGCCGCGGACGCCACGCTCCACCTCGTCGGCCCTGACGGCGACCGAACAGTCCCAGCCGAGGGGTTCGCGACCGGCGACCACGAGACCGTCCGGGAGGACGACGAACTGCTGACTCGGATCTCGATCCCGCTCGCTTCCGACGCTAGTGGCGGCTACGCGCGGGAGACCCACCCCTCGACGGGGTACGCGTCGGTCGGCGTCGCCGCGCGGCTCCGGGTCGTCGACGGCAGCGTAGCCGACCCACGGGTCGCGGCCGTGGGCCTGTGTGACGCGCCGGTCCGGCTCAGGGCGGTCGAGCGCGAACTCGACGGTGCCGATGCGGGTTCGCCGGTCGACAGCGTTACCGACGCCGCGGCGAAGGCGGGCGATCGCGTGGACGGTCCCGTTCGCGAGGATCACGTCGTCTCGGCCGAGCAGCGCCGGACACTGCTGTCAGCGTGTGCCGAGGATGCCGTTACCGAGGCGGTCGCTCGCGCCGTCGGCCGGGAGGGGGTGGCACCATGA
- a CDS encoding (2Fe-2S)-binding protein, producing MSEHEVTATVDGTTETATVEARRLLVHALREDWGYTQPTVGCESGKCGACTVELDGEIAKSCCVLAVQADGAEITTVGGIEGAPEGLSETDETAPEPGADADLGPVQRSFHEEHGLQCGYCTPGMVLRSRDLLADNPDPDREEIREGLKGNVCRCTGYENVVDAVEAAAAKLEPIETDGARCESAGDGDDPASGGGD from the coding sequence ATGTCCGAACACGAGGTGACGGCGACCGTCGACGGGACGACCGAGACGGCGACCGTCGAGGCCAGACGGCTGCTGGTCCACGCGCTCCGGGAGGACTGGGGGTACACCCAGCCCACCGTCGGCTGCGAGTCCGGGAAGTGCGGCGCCTGCACCGTCGAGCTGGACGGCGAGATCGCCAAGTCCTGCTGCGTGCTCGCGGTGCAGGCCGACGGCGCCGAGATCACCACTGTCGGCGGGATCGAGGGGGCACCCGAGGGGCTCAGCGAGACCGACGAGACCGCTCCCGAACCCGGCGCCGACGCCGACTTGGGCCCGGTCCAGCGCAGCTTCCACGAGGAGCACGGGCTCCAGTGTGGCTACTGCACGCCGGGGATGGTGCTCCGGAGCCGCGACCTGCTCGCGGACAACCCCGACCCCGACCGCGAGGAGATCCGCGAGGGGCTGAAGGGGAACGTCTGTCGCTGCACGGGCTACGAGAACGTCGTCGACGCCGTCGAGGCCGCCGCGGCGAAGCTCGAACCGATCGAAACCGACGGCGCCAGGTGCGAGTCGGCGGGAGACGGTGACGACCCGGCATCTGGGGGTGGGGACTGA
- a CDS encoding DUF7471 family protein: protein MLPPLAAGVHGQDPTMFVLLSVAAALTAVVAGLAIAAFVRRRSRRYLLVALALSTLLARSAIGVGAYLGAVGPGLHHTLEHALDVSMAALVIAAVYLVGKPAYSDAIRADGGERDGDRNGGDER, encoded by the coding sequence ATGCTTCCTCCGCTGGCGGCCGGCGTCCACGGGCAGGACCCCACGATGTTCGTCCTGCTCTCAGTGGCCGCCGCGCTGACTGCCGTCGTCGCCGGCCTCGCGATCGCGGCGTTCGTCCGGCGGCGCTCGCGGCGCTACCTGCTGGTCGCGCTGGCGCTGTCGACGCTGCTCGCCCGCAGTGCGATCGGCGTGGGCGCCTACCTCGGCGCCGTCGGCCCGGGGCTCCACCACACGCTGGAACACGCACTCGACGTGTCGATGGCGGCACTGGTGATCGCGGCCGTCTACCTCGTCGGCAAGCCGGCGTACTCGGACGCGATCCGTGCCGACGGGGGCGAGCGCGACGGGGACCGGAACGGAGGGGACGAGCGATGA
- a CDS encoding winged helix-turn-helix transcriptional regulator, whose protein sequence is MSEVRERLLEHVRNHPGRHASALGRELDLATGQLQYHLRRLRRSGSVVADEWYGRTHYFPPGYDERERERIALARRETARAILAALLTGETPAAALADRLDVARSTLSYHVDRLRDAGLVEQRRDDRGRVHLSLVDPERTRSLLATVDPDASDRLVDRFTRLVDELLDG, encoded by the coding sequence ATGAGCGAGGTCCGTGAGCGACTGCTCGAGCACGTCCGGAACCACCCGGGCCGGCACGCCAGCGCGCTGGGCCGGGAGCTCGATCTCGCGACCGGCCAGCTCCAGTACCACCTGCGTCGGCTCCGTCGTTCGGGCAGCGTCGTCGCCGACGAGTGGTACGGCCGCACCCACTACTTCCCCCCGGGGTACGACGAACGCGAACGCGAGCGGATCGCGCTGGCCCGGCGGGAGACCGCCCGAGCGATCCTCGCGGCGCTGCTCACGGGAGAGACGCCCGCTGCGGCGCTGGCGGACCGGCTCGACGTCGCCCGGAGCACGCTCTCCTACCACGTCGATCGCCTCCGCGACGCCGGGCTGGTCGAACAACGCCGCGACGATCGCGGCCGGGTCCACCTCTCGCTCGTCGATCCCGAGCGCACGCGGTCGCTGCTCGCGACGGTCGACCCCGACGCGAGCGACCGACTCGTCGACCGCTTCACGCGACTGGTCGACGAGCTACTCGACGGATAG
- a CDS encoding DUF7405 family protein, translated as MSDSHGIDRREFVKSAVAIGGAAALSACLNRGPEIDVPRGPEEPDAAFPARQHAWNEFLPTTDEGNNHHPRHRVLLPLDYGEGTPTDAEREAVETALAGVERAYERSAAGLLLTVSYSPYYFDRFDADLPESVDLPEPRALASFENPNPDDPDAIVHLASDYGEVVMGAEEALKGEIDELNGVSQPDAALTDAFSIRERRTGFIGDGLPAENQDVDGVPDDGPVPEDAPLYMGFESAYEGNQPTEDRVTIQEGPFAGGTTQQLSTLTLNLNQWYEQDTRKQRVAKMFCPHHANNDVVEDAGENLGTDPRMDDCADPMDSARSDGVVGHGQKMVDVREDDAPIILRRDFDSTDQGRAGVHFLSLQREIADFVTTREAMNGEEVDRNSAVGQRTNNGILQYINTVRRGNYLVPPRSLRALPPANPEPAEDAEVAHA; from the coding sequence ATGAGCGACTCCCACGGGATCGACCGCCGCGAGTTCGTCAAGTCCGCCGTCGCGATCGGCGGCGCGGCGGCGCTGTCGGCCTGCCTGAACCGGGGGCCGGAGATCGACGTGCCGCGAGGACCCGAGGAGCCCGACGCCGCGTTCCCGGCGCGCCAGCACGCTTGGAACGAGTTCCTCCCGACCACCGACGAGGGGAACAACCACCACCCGCGCCACCGCGTGCTGCTCCCGCTGGACTACGGTGAGGGGACGCCGACCGACGCCGAGCGCGAGGCCGTCGAAACGGCGCTTGCCGGCGTCGAGCGCGCCTACGAGCGCTCGGCTGCAGGGCTGCTGCTGACGGTCAGCTACTCGCCGTACTACTTCGACCGCTTCGACGCCGACCTACCAGAGAGCGTCGACTTACCCGAGCCGCGGGCGCTCGCCTCCTTCGAGAACCCGAACCCCGACGACCCCGACGCGATCGTGCACCTCGCGAGCGATTACGGCGAGGTCGTGATGGGCGCCGAGGAGGCGCTGAAGGGCGAGATCGACGAGCTCAACGGCGTCTCCCAACCCGACGCCGCGCTGACCGACGCGTTCTCGATCCGGGAGCGCCGCACCGGCTTCATCGGTGACGGGCTGCCCGCCGAGAATCAGGACGTCGACGGCGTGCCCGACGACGGACCGGTGCCCGAAGACGCCCCGCTGTACATGGGGTTCGAGTCCGCCTACGAGGGGAACCAGCCCACCGAGGATCGCGTGACGATCCAGGAGGGCCCCTTCGCCGGCGGCACGACCCAGCAGCTCTCGACGCTGACGCTGAACCTGAACCAGTGGTACGAGCAGGACACCCGGAAGCAGCGCGTCGCGAAGATGTTCTGCCCGCACCACGCGAACAACGACGTGGTCGAGGACGCCGGCGAGAACCTCGGCACCGATCCGCGGATGGACGACTGCGCCGACCCGATGGACAGCGCCCGGAGCGACGGCGTCGTCGGCCACGGGCAGAAGATGGTCGACGTCCGCGAGGACGACGCGCCGATCATCCTGCGCCGGGACTTCGACTCGACCGATCAGGGCCGCGCCGGGGTCCACTTCCTCTCGCTGCAGCGCGAGATCGCCGACTTCGTCACGACCCGCGAAGCGATGAACGGCGAGGAGGTCGACCGCAACTCCGCGGTCGGCCAGCGCACGAACAACGGGATCCTCCAGTACATCAACACGGTTCGCCGGGGGAACTACCTCGTGCCGCCGCGCTCGCTGCGCGCGCTCCCGCCCGCGAACCCCGAGCCCGCCGAGGACGCGGAGGTGGCGCATGCGTAG
- a CDS encoding DUF7350 domain-containing protein: MRRPSRRSFLAGIGAAGAVGTAGCLGFELQSGNREPPLVENRPDGVYYPTHTEGMLMGGMASDGGYSCALTYSYPHRFWTITGSDTTQVEVGSDDALHLMPFVWHSETGVVPSDVNPSVEVTRDGESVVSGLNPWAMLSQNMGFHFGDNVELPEQGEYDVTVTVGEGSSRRTGSLAEAGSAEFEFTIDYQRSELQEVPFTDIPEAKQGSLGAVKPMEMEMVPIRQAPAVEDLPGTSHGRTESGDAVMAVQRLDDAARFEADEDQQYLAVSPRTPYNRFPLPLMSLSATLSRDGETVFDDYLYKWLDPDFGVHYGAVVDGVASGDELTISVGTPPAVSRHEGYETAFRNMPDATLTL; the protein is encoded by the coding sequence ATGCGTAGGCCGTCCCGCCGGTCGTTCCTCGCGGGTATCGGCGCCGCCGGCGCCGTCGGTACCGCCGGCTGTCTCGGGTTCGAACTCCAGTCGGGCAACCGCGAGCCGCCGCTGGTGGAGAACCGCCCCGACGGCGTCTACTATCCCACCCACACCGAGGGGATGCTGATGGGTGGGATGGCCAGCGACGGTGGCTACAGCTGTGCGCTCACGTACAGCTACCCCCACCGCTTCTGGACGATCACCGGCAGCGACACCACGCAGGTCGAGGTGGGCTCGGACGACGCGCTCCACCTCATGCCGTTCGTCTGGCACAGCGAGACGGGGGTCGTCCCCTCAGACGTGAACCCCTCGGTGGAGGTGACCCGCGACGGCGAGTCGGTCGTCAGCGGGCTCAACCCCTGGGCGATGCTCTCCCAGAACATGGGCTTTCACTTCGGCGACAACGTCGAACTCCCCGAGCAGGGCGAGTACGACGTGACCGTCACGGTCGGCGAGGGGAGCAGCCGCCGTACCGGCTCGCTGGCGGAGGCCGGCTCGGCCGAGTTCGAGTTCACGATCGACTACCAGCGCTCCGAACTGCAGGAGGTGCCGTTCACCGACATCCCCGAGGCCAAACAGGGGAGCCTCGGCGCCGTCAAGCCGATGGAGATGGAGATGGTGCCCATCAGGCAGGCGCCGGCCGTCGAGGATCTGCCCGGGACGAGCCACGGGAGGACCGAGAGCGGCGACGCCGTAATGGCGGTCCAGCGCCTCGACGACGCAGCGCGCTTCGAGGCCGACGAGGATCAGCAGTATCTCGCCGTCTCGCCACGCACGCCGTACAACCGCTTTCCGCTGCCGCTGATGTCGCTGTCGGCGACGCTGTCCCGCGACGGCGAGACGGTGTTCGACGACTACCTCTACAAGTGGCTCGACCCAGATTTCGGCGTCCACTACGGCGCGGTCGTCGACGGCGTCGCGTCCGGCGACGAACTCACGATCAGCGTCGGCACGCCGCCGGCGGTCTCCCGGCACGAGGGGTACGAGACCGCGTTCCGGAACATGCCCGACGCGACGCTGACGCTCTGA